From the genome of Candidatus Glassbacteria bacterium:
CCTCATCCGACCCGCCGGGACGGATCGGTTCGGTGGGCGGGGCGCGGGTGCTGGCCGAATGCCATCCCGGAGCGATATACCTTCACCGCGCGCGGCAGTACAGGGTGGAGCGGCTGGACATGGAAAAGCGCAATGTCTACGTGGAGCCTTCCAGGGACCCCTACTACACGATGGTCAACGCGGAAAAGGATACAGAGATCCTGGAGGTGCTGGCCAGCCGCCCCGAGGGCAATTTCCTGGTACGCTACGGACGGTTGAAAGTGACGGAGCAAATCACCGGTTTCAAGAAGCGGGGGATCCCGGGCGGAGAACTGCTCAGTACCCACCCGCTTGAACTGCCGCCCCAGGTATTCGAGACCACCGGTTTCTGGATCGAGATCCCGTCCGGGGTCAGCCGGGGGGTGAAGCAGGATAACGCGCATTTCATGGGCGGCATCCATGCCGTGGAACATGCATCGATAGCCATTTTCCCCCTGTTCGTCCTCTGCGACCGCAACGATATCGGCGGGATCTGCTTTACCGAACACCCGCAGGTGGGCGGTCCGGCGATATTCATCTACGACGGTTATCCGGGCGGGGTGGGGATCGCCCATGGCGGCTACGGCAGGATAGTCGAACTGCTGGATGCCACCCGCAGGCTGATTGTCGAGTGCGACTGCGAATCCGGCTGCCCCTCCTGCATTCACTCCCCGAAATGCGGCAGCGGGAACAAGCCGTTGGACAAACGGGCCGCAGCCGCCGTGCTGGAAATGCTGCTGGGCCTGCGGAATCTGCCGGTGGAGGATGAAGCGGCCGACGAGCCCGGACCGGCTCCTGAACCGGTTCCCGCAGAGGAAGTAGTGGACGCCGGAAAGCTGTTCCCGCCGGATAAAAAAATCTACTTCTTCGATATCGAAACCCAACGCTCGGCCGAAGAGGTCGGCGGCTGGCGAAATAAGCGCCTGATGCGCCTCGCGGTGGCCGTCCTCCAGGACGCGGCAACCGGTGAACTGCTGACATTTACTGAGAACGATGCGGAGCGTCTGCTGGAAATCCTGTTCGAGGCCGACCTCGTAGTGGGATTCAACCTGCTGGGATTCGATTACGAGGTGATGAGCGCCTACAGCACTCGCGACCTTACGGCGGTGAGGACCTTCGATATCCTGGCCGACATCCACCAGCGCCTGGGTCACCGGATC
Proteins encoded in this window:
- a CDS encoding DUF1998 domain-containing protein, translated to FKTITFTKSRRSTELIHSWLLRSNRGLAGRVSSYRSGYLPSERRQIERDLAGGVLDGVISTSALEMGIDIGGLDACVLVGYPGTVTQTWQRSGRVGRAGRESVVLMIAQADALDQFFMRHPDNFFSRGCERALVDPGNPYIVADHLECAAAEIPLEEDELDKFPDGWRQTAKNLLQRGRLVESVGDGRIFSARKYPHREVSLRQAGESFTILDASSDPPGRIGSVGGARVLAECHPGAIYLHRARQYRVERLDMEKRNVYVEPSRDPYYTMVNAEKDTEILEVLASRPEGNFLVRYGRLKVTEQITGFKKRGIPGGELLSTHPLELPPQVFETTGFWIEIPSGVSRGVKQDNAHFMGGIHAVEHASIAIFPLFVLCDRNDIGGICFTEHPQVGGPAIFIYDGYPGGVGIAHGGYGRIVELLDATRRLIVECDCESGCPSCIHSPKCGSGNKPLDKRAAAAVLEMLLGLRNLPVEDEAADEPGPAPEPVPAEEVVDAGKLFPPDKKIYFFDIETQRSAEEVGGWRNKRLMRLAVAVLQDAATGELLTFTENDAERLLEILFEADLVVGFNLLGFDYEVMSAYSTRDLTAVRTFDILADIHQRLGHRIGLGALAEATLGESKSADGLQAIEWFRDGQLEKVIDYCAKDVIITSKLFAHGLEHGYLVYDHREAGQVKLNLDWDLADLLSRNG